One window of Erwinia aphidicola genomic DNA carries:
- a CDS encoding efflux RND transporter permease subunit → MNPSRIFIARPVATILLMVAVLLSGIFAYRMLSTSALPQVDYPTIQVTTLYPGASPDVMASSVTAPLERQLGQMSGLSQMSSSSSSGSSVIALKFSLDLSLDVAEQEVQAAINAADSLLPTDLPNPPTYKKVNPADSAVIALAASSDTLPLTKVQDLVNTRIALKLSQISGVGMVTLAGGHQPAIRVQMDPKALAAHGLTLEDVNTLVSNSNVNGSKGGFDGQFHSVTIDANDQLRTAAEYGNLILTYKNGSALRLRDVAHIEEAAENTWQSAWANNSPAIVISVQRQPGANVISVVDSIKAQLPALQAALPDGVKMTILSDRTQTIRASIGDVQFELMLSIGLVVMVTFLFLRNVAATLIPSLAVPLSLVGTFGVMYLAGFSLNNLSLMALTIATGFVIDDAIVVVENISRRLEQGETPMEAALKGSAQIGFTIISLTFSLIAVLIPLLFMGDVVGRLFREFAITLAVSIFVSMLVSLTLTPMLCAYLLRHIPEERQSRFYRKGGQFFDKLVAGYDRLLTIVLNHQRLTLCVALATLVFTVLLYVAIPKGFFPAQDTGLIQGVTVASQDVSFKEMSRRQQQLAAEILKNPAVESLSSTVGIDGSNTSLNSGRMQINLKSFADRDERADAVIKQLQQASASVPGIQLYMQSAQDLTVNDRVTPDRYQFSLDDADSETLVTWSPKLVSALQQRPEFSSVVSDLQDQGQVAWVELNRDAAARYGITAADVDTALYNAFGQRLISTIFTQSNQYRVVLEVAPRFQRSPASFDDVWLQPSGSSSTSASSATLSTSTSSSSSSATATTTTGMVRLTSVAAIHLRTGSLVHMRLNQFPAVNVSFNLNEGYSLEQAQQAISEVSAALAQPSSITLRYQGESAAFQNATGNTLWLILAALLTMYVVLGILYESFIHPVTILSTLPSAAVGALLTLLLADTEFSLIALIGVILLIGIVKKNAIMMIDFALEAENKQHLSPREAIHQACLLRFRPILMTTMAALLGALPLMLASGSGAELRQPLGLVIVGGLIFSQLLTLFSTPVIYLWFDGMSQRARRALRRRAARGRE, encoded by the coding sequence ATGAATCCGTCACGCATTTTTATCGCCCGCCCGGTAGCCACTATCCTGCTGATGGTGGCCGTGCTGCTCTCCGGGATTTTCGCTTACCGCATGCTGTCGACCTCGGCGCTGCCGCAGGTGGATTATCCGACGATACAGGTCACCACGCTTTATCCCGGCGCCAGCCCGGACGTGATGGCCTCCTCGGTCACCGCGCCGCTGGAACGCCAGCTCGGGCAGATGTCGGGCCTTAGCCAGATGTCCTCCAGCAGCTCCAGCGGCTCTTCGGTAATTGCGCTGAAGTTCTCCCTCGACCTGTCGCTCGACGTCGCGGAGCAGGAAGTGCAGGCGGCGATCAATGCCGCCGACAGCCTGTTGCCGACCGATCTGCCCAATCCGCCAACCTATAAAAAGGTGAATCCGGCGGACAGCGCGGTGATCGCTCTCGCGGCCAGTTCGGACACGCTGCCGCTGACCAAAGTGCAGGATCTGGTGAACACCCGTATTGCGCTGAAGCTGTCGCAGATCTCCGGCGTTGGCATGGTCACGCTGGCGGGCGGGCATCAACCCGCTATCCGCGTGCAGATGGATCCGAAGGCGCTGGCGGCGCACGGCCTGACGCTGGAAGACGTTAACACCCTGGTCAGCAACAGCAACGTTAACGGTTCAAAGGGCGGCTTCGACGGCCAGTTTCACTCGGTCACCATCGACGCCAACGACCAGCTGCGCACCGCCGCCGAGTACGGCAATCTGATCCTCACTTATAAAAATGGGTCGGCGCTGCGCCTGCGCGACGTGGCGCACATTGAAGAGGCGGCGGAAAACACCTGGCAGTCGGCGTGGGCGAACAACAGCCCGGCGATTGTTATCAGCGTACAGCGCCAGCCCGGTGCCAACGTGATTTCGGTGGTGGACAGCATCAAAGCCCAGCTGCCGGCCCTGCAGGCTGCGCTGCCGGACGGGGTGAAAATGACGATACTCTCCGACCGCACCCAGACGATTCGCGCCTCGATCGGCGACGTACAGTTTGAGCTGATGCTGTCGATTGGCCTGGTGGTGATGGTGACTTTCCTGTTCCTGCGCAACGTGGCGGCGACGCTGATCCCCAGCCTTGCGGTGCCGCTGTCGCTGGTCGGCACCTTTGGCGTGATGTACCTGGCGGGCTTCAGCCTGAATAACCTCTCGCTGATGGCGCTGACCATTGCCACCGGCTTTGTCATCGACGATGCGATTGTGGTGGTGGAGAACATCTCCCGTCGTCTTGAGCAGGGCGAAACCCCGATGGAAGCGGCGCTAAAAGGCTCGGCGCAGATTGGCTTCACCATTATCTCCCTGACTTTCTCGCTGATTGCGGTGCTGATCCCGCTGCTGTTTATGGGGGATGTCGTCGGGCGGCTGTTCCGCGAATTTGCCATCACCCTGGCGGTGTCGATCTTCGTCTCGATGCTGGTGTCGCTGACCCTGACGCCGATGCTGTGTGCCTACCTGCTGCGCCACATCCCCGAGGAGCGCCAGTCGCGCTTTTACCGCAAGGGCGGGCAGTTCTTCGATAAGCTGGTGGCCGGTTACGACCGCCTGCTGACCATCGTGCTGAACCATCAGCGGCTCACGCTCTGTGTCGCGCTGGCCACGCTGGTGTTTACCGTGCTGCTGTACGTGGCGATCCCGAAAGGCTTCTTCCCGGCGCAGGATACCGGGCTGATCCAGGGGGTTACCGTGGCGTCGCAGGATGTGTCGTTTAAGGAGATGTCGCGCCGTCAGCAGCAGCTGGCAGCGGAGATCCTGAAAAATCCGGCGGTTGAAAGCCTCTCCTCTACCGTCGGCATTGACGGCAGTAACACCAGCCTCAACAGCGGCCGTATGCAGATCAACCTTAAATCTTTTGCGGATCGTGACGAGCGCGCCGATGCCGTGATCAAACAGCTGCAGCAGGCCAGCGCCAGCGTGCCGGGCATTCAGCTCTATATGCAGTCGGCACAGGATCTCACGGTCAACGATCGGGTCACGCCGGACCGCTACCAGTTCAGCCTCGACGACGCCGACAGCGAAACCCTGGTGACGTGGTCGCCGAAGCTGGTCAGCGCGCTGCAGCAGCGCCCGGAGTTCAGTTCCGTGGTCAGCGACCTGCAGGACCAGGGGCAAGTGGCCTGGGTCGAGCTGAACCGCGATGCCGCCGCGCGCTACGGCATTACCGCCGCCGATGTTGATACCGCGCTGTATAACGCCTTCGGCCAGCGGCTGATTTCGACCATCTTTACCCAGTCGAATCAGTATCGCGTGGTGCTGGAGGTGGCGCCAAGGTTCCAGCGCTCCCCGGCGTCGTTTGACGATGTCTGGCTTCAGCCGTCCGGCAGCAGTTCGACCAGCGCCAGCAGCGCTACCCTCTCTACATCAACCAGCAGCAGTTCCAGCAGCGCGACCGCCACGACCACCACCGGCATGGTGCGCCTGACTTCGGTGGCCGCCATCCATCTGCGCACCGGCTCGCTGGTCCATATGCGCCTCAATCAGTTCCCGGCGGTCAACGTGTCGTTCAACCTGAATGAGGGCTACTCGCTGGAGCAGGCGCAGCAGGCGATTAGCGAGGTCAGCGCCGCGCTGGCGCAGCCGTCATCCATTACGCTGCGCTACCAGGGCGAGAGCGCCGCATTCCAGAACGCCACCGGCAATACGCTGTGGCTGATCCTCGCCGCGCTGCTCACCATGTATGTGGTGCTGGGCATTCTCTACGAGAGCTTTATCCACCCGGTGACCATTCTTTCGACGCTGCCCTCGGCGGCGGTCGGCGCGCTGCTGACGCTGCTGCTGGCGGATACCGAATTCAGCCTGATCGCGCTGATTGGGGTGATCCTGCTGATCGGCATCGTGAAAAAGAACGCCATTATGATGATCGACTTTGCGCTGGAGGCGGAGAATAAGCAGCACCTCAGCCCGCGTGAGGCGATTCACCAGGCGTGCCTGCTGCGCTTTCGGCCGATCCTGATGACCACCATGGCCGCGCTGCTTGGGGCGCTGCCGCTGATGCTGGCTTCCGGTTCCGGAGCCGAACTGCGCCAGCCGCTGGGGCTGGTGATCGTCGGCGGGCTGATCTTCAGCCAGCTGCTGACGCTGTTCTCCACCCCGGTGATCTATCTGTGGTTTGACGGCATGTCGCAGCGCGCCAGACGCGCTCTGCGCCGCCGCGCCGCGCGGGGGCGCGAATGA
- a CDS encoding MdtA/MuxA family multidrug efflux RND transporter periplasmic adaptor subunit, giving the protein MTANRPKKPHSRRNIILCVILLLLVAGLVWRFWPAHSAAGAHGGMKGPGGPGSAGPMMAGMTTPVHTGEVTQADVPIYLTALGTVIPNATVTVTSRVDGQLTHVYFKEGQKVSAGQLLAQIDPRSYQATLAQYQGDLNQNQALLKSAQLTLARYQKLFAQDSLARQDLDTQTATVGQYSGAVKADLAQIDAAKLNIEYARITAPIGGRVGLRLVDAGNMVQSSSTTGLVTITQTQPAAVTFSVPQSHIPSLLKALHHDQSLPATAFDQQGSSELGQGEVQFISNQIDTSTGSVELKALFANQDEALYPNQFVNLRLQTGTLKQAMVIPAQALQLSSDGSFVWVVNKDHSVTRRAVNTGPAFGDSQQAILAGVTAGEQVVTEGIDRLTNGSKVSVVSAEEVQSAAGSKTAP; this is encoded by the coding sequence ATGACCGCGAACCGCCCGAAAAAGCCGCACTCCCGGCGTAATATCATCCTCTGCGTTATTTTGCTATTGCTTGTCGCAGGCCTGGTCTGGCGCTTCTGGCCGGCTCATTCCGCAGCGGGCGCGCATGGCGGCATGAAAGGGCCGGGCGGGCCCGGCAGTGCAGGCCCGATGATGGCGGGGATGACGACGCCGGTGCACACCGGCGAGGTCACGCAGGCTGATGTGCCCATCTATCTGACGGCGCTTGGCACTGTCATCCCCAACGCCACGGTCACCGTGACCAGCCGCGTTGACGGGCAGCTGACGCACGTTTACTTCAAAGAGGGGCAGAAAGTCAGCGCCGGGCAGCTGCTGGCGCAGATTGATCCGCGCAGCTACCAGGCCACGCTGGCGCAGTATCAGGGCGACCTTAACCAGAATCAGGCGCTGCTGAAAAGTGCCCAGCTGACGCTGGCGCGCTACCAGAAACTGTTTGCCCAGGACTCGCTGGCGCGCCAGGATCTCGACACGCAAACGGCCACCGTCGGCCAGTACAGCGGGGCGGTGAAAGCCGATCTGGCACAGATTGATGCGGCAAAGCTTAACATTGAGTATGCGCGCATCACCGCCCCGATCGGCGGGCGCGTCGGCCTGCGGTTGGTCGATGCCGGTAACATGGTGCAGAGCAGCTCCACTACCGGGTTAGTCACCATTACCCAGACCCAGCCTGCCGCGGTGACCTTTAGCGTGCCGCAAAGCCATATCCCGTCGTTGCTTAAAGCGCTGCACCACGACCAGAGCCTGCCCGCCACCGCGTTTGACCAGCAGGGCAGCAGCGAGCTGGGGCAGGGGGAGGTGCAGTTTATCAGCAACCAGATCGATACCAGTACCGGTAGCGTGGAGCTAAAAGCGCTGTTTGCCAATCAGGATGAGGCGCTCTATCCCAATCAGTTTGTCAATCTGCGCCTGCAAACCGGCACGCTGAAACAGGCGATGGTCATCCCGGCTCAGGCACTGCAGCTCAGCAGCGATGGCAGCTTTGTCTGGGTGGTCAATAAAGACCACAGCGTGACGCGCAGGGCGGTGAACACTGGCCCGGCGTTTGGTGACAGCCAGCAGGCGATCCTCGCAGGGGTGACGGCCGGCGAGCAGGTCGTTACGGAAGGGATCGATCGCCTGACCAACGGCAGCAAAGTCTCGGTGGTCTCTGCCGAAGAGGTGCAGAGCGCGGCCGGCAGTAAGACAGCACCATGA
- a CDS encoding efflux transporter outer membrane subunit, producing MMRKSFTLGVVPLALIMAGCTMEPDYHRPALPVATHYGSQDRTHAGNGAEIRWQSFFTDPVMHKLIASALANNRDLRVAALNVEVARSQVQIDRAALLPSIDLDAEGSGTHLPGGLYSTQSSGPVTYHQMSTSLGVTAWELDFFGRLRSLRDQGLEQYLATAATQRATQISLIAEVASSYLSLCSDNELLALAQETAKSQQDSYDLTKRSYDGGVASEQDLVQAETSVRTAQADIASYSRQVRQDVNALALLVGSDLPPNLLAGARLQKAWHFPATPAGLPSDLLTHRPDIIAAEHTLKAANANIGAARAAFFPSISLTASGGSTSATFSHLLSGGTAAWSFGPSISLPIFDGGVNSANLDIAKLQKRIEIADYEKTIQTAFKEVGDALAGQETYQDELKARQLDEAANQRNFRFATVRYREGVDNYLNVLVAQRSLYASQQSLIATRLGQLNQQITLYKALGGGWRS from the coding sequence ATGATGCGTAAGTCATTCACTCTGGGTGTTGTGCCGCTGGCGCTGATTATGGCGGGTTGTACCATGGAGCCGGACTATCATCGTCCGGCGCTGCCGGTGGCCACGCACTATGGCAGCCAGGATCGAACCCACGCCGGAAATGGCGCAGAGATCCGCTGGCAGAGCTTTTTTACCGACCCGGTGATGCACAAACTGATTGCCAGCGCGCTCGCCAATAACCGCGACCTGCGGGTGGCGGCGCTGAACGTGGAAGTGGCGCGTTCGCAGGTGCAAATTGACCGTGCGGCGCTGCTGCCGTCCATCGACCTCGATGCTGAAGGGAGCGGCACCCATCTGCCAGGGGGCCTTTACAGCACGCAGAGCAGCGGCCCGGTAACCTATCATCAGATGAGTACCAGCCTGGGGGTGACCGCGTGGGAGCTGGACTTCTTCGGCCGCCTGCGCAGCCTGCGCGACCAGGGGCTGGAACAGTATCTGGCCACCGCAGCCACCCAGCGCGCGACGCAGATCAGCCTGATCGCCGAAGTGGCTTCGAGCTATCTGTCGCTGTGCTCGGATAACGAGCTGCTGGCACTGGCGCAGGAGACAGCGAAAAGTCAGCAGGATTCATATGACCTGACCAAACGCAGCTATGACGGCGGCGTGGCCAGCGAGCAGGATCTGGTACAGGCAGAAACGTCGGTGCGCACGGCGCAGGCCGATATCGCCAGCTACAGCCGTCAGGTGCGTCAGGACGTTAACGCGCTGGCGCTGCTGGTGGGGAGCGATCTGCCGCCGAACCTGCTGGCGGGCGCGCGCCTGCAGAAAGCGTGGCACTTTCCGGCCACGCCAGCGGGCCTGCCGTCTGACCTGCTGACCCACCGCCCGGATATTATCGCGGCGGAACATACCCTGAAAGCCGCCAACGCCAATATCGGCGCGGCGCGGGCGGCGTTCTTCCCCAGCATCAGCCTGACCGCTTCTGGCGGTTCGACCTCGGCCACTTTCAGCCACCTGCTCTCCGGCGGCACGGCGGCCTGGTCGTTTGGCCCGAGTATCAGCCTGCCGATCTTCGATGGCGGGGTGAATTCGGCCAATCTGGATATCGCTAAACTGCAAAAACGCATTGAAATCGCCGACTATGAAAAAACCATTCAGACCGCGTTTAAAGAGGTGGGGGATGCCCTGGCGGGGCAGGAAACCTATCAGGATGAGCTAAAAGCACGCCAGCTGGATGAGGCGGCAAACCAGCGCAATTTCCGCTTTGCCACGGTGCGCTACCGTGAAGGCGTGGATAATTATCTCAATGTTCTGGTCGCGCAGCGTTCACTGTATGCATCCCAGCAGTCGCTGATTGCCACCCGTCTGGGGCAGTTAAACCAGCAGATCACGCTGTATAAAGCGCTGGGAGGTGGCTGGAGATCGTGA